TTCAACTTCTCCTTGTAGGCTCGCGTGGGGTGGGACATCTGCTAGAACAGTGCTGTGGGAGTCAGTTGAAGGAGGGTGGCGCCCAGAGGGCTGGGGAGGAGACAGGTGAGGTGACAGAGGCCATCTGAGATCACAGGGTGACCCCAGGCCTGAGCTGAGGTCGCACCCCGAGGATGTGTGCTCGTCAGCCTTGGGGGTAGTGGCTGGGGAGATTGGGGTCTGCAGGGCCTCAGCGGTGGCAGGCCCAGGGAGCCAAGGGTTTGGGGTACCGATGGTGGTGGGAGAAGACGCGAACCTCAGGACTGTGGCTGTCTGTGCTGGGAGAGGGCTAGAGCTGGTGCGCTGGGCTGTGAAAACAAGGGGCCCACCCTCCATTCTCTGAGCTGCCCTGGGGCTCAGTGAACTTGGTCCTCGAAGAGAGCACATGCCTTCTGGGGCCCGTGCCTTTCTCTCACTGTCCCCACCCACCTTCACGAGCTCCCCAGAGACTCCATCTGCTGGATGAGTCCCCCCCAGTGACGCACCCCCTCCCTTCCTGTCAGCTGACTGCGTGGCACTGGAAGAGAGGAGGCAACCATCTCCACTCGCCCAGCATCCTGGTCACTGGGGTTTCGGCACCCAGGGGACACTGGGGAGAGGTCAGGCCCATGGGCCGTGAGCTTGGAGGGCTGCTGGACGATGCTCATTGACATCCACGGTTCTCTGCTTCCGCAGGCCGTGGAAGGTCCGAGGAGCTCTGGGAAGATGACGTTCGGCTGCCTGTCCTTCCGGCAGCCTTATGCAGGTTTCGTATTAAACGGGGTCAAGACGGTGGAGACGCGCTGGCATCCGCTGCTGAGCGGCTACCGCAGCTGTACCATCGCCATCCACATTGCTGTCCGGGACTGGGAAGATGCCACCTGGAGGAAGCTGCTGGTGGACAGGCTGGGGGTGACCCCCGCTCAGCTCGAGGCCTTGCTTCGGGAAGGGGAGAAGTACGGCCGTGGAGTGGTAGCTGGCAAGTGGCGATGCACCTGGCCCCGGGCTGCGGGTGGTGCAGCTGGGCTTCCATGAGCTCGGGAGCTCGGGTTAGCCCTTTCTCCGCTCTGGGACTCAGTGCAGCTCTGAGAAGCAGGGCCAGGTCCGTGTGTGCACGTGGCGTTTGCCTccgtctctgtgtgtgtgcatgtgcagcaGCATGGCACAGAGGGGATCCAGGTGCCTCCTGGCCCaggctgcttcctgcctggctccacatgcctgccccagccccacagccTGCCGCACCATGTCCCCTGCCCCCCCGAGATTCCATGTCACCTGGGGAAGTGCTCAGGGACCTGAGTGCCTGTCCCCTGCAGGGGCCCCTCGGTACTGCCACCATCCCTCAGCAGTGTCGCTGGGGCCTGCCCGTGACTTGGGTGGGGTCGTGCAGGACGAGGCCCTCTGCTCTCGGCTTCTATGTCTCCTGCGGCCTCGAACAGAGCTCCCCGAGCAGCCTTTGGCTCGTGGGAAATGCTGACTGGGAGGCACCCCGGTCACTCCTCCGTGCCCGCTTGGCGATACCGCGTCAGTCTCCTGGAGGGGGTAGCGTGAGTTGAGTGAGCACATTCTCtcccaggcagccctgggcttacggaggaaaatctttcaggtGCCTCTCCGTTTGTGCACAGGGCTCGTGGACGTTGGGGACACTGTGCGGTGCCCAGAACACCTACCTCCTGACGAGGCTGCACACCTGGAAAGCCAAGCCGTGCTGGCCGACCTGAAGCACAAGTACCTGACCACCCTGGCCAACCCCAGGTGGCTACTGGAGCCCATACGCAGGAGAGGCGGGAAGGACGTCTTCCAGGTAGACATCCTGGAGCACCTGATCCCCTCGGGCGGGAGGCCTGATGAGCATGGGCGCCTCAGAGGAAGGTTGCCAAGAGAGCAGGCCGATCACGACCCGTCAGCCAGCCCCGCGCCGCGCACACTCGAGTCGGCTGCGAGCTGGATCGGCAGCGCCATGGACAGCACTGCCCAGAGTGTGCTGCTGCCCTAAGCAGGTCCCCACTTGGCTGCAGGGGACCGGGGAGCGGGACTGTCCTTGCGGGACACCCCCTGGGCTGGCGACAGAGGCTCAGGGACTCTGACCTTTAGGGCAGAGGGAAAGCTGCCAGTGAATGGCTTTGCTCTGCCACCGATTTTGGTCCGGCTGATTCCTGGAGCGTACAAAGAAGTGTGTTTTAAGAGACCTGCTTCGTGCGCTCCCCTCTCTGGTCAAAACTCGTGGAAGGCTCGACCATCACCCGGGGGACAAGCGTGCGCTGAATGATGGCCCGAGAGAGGCCAGCCATGGACAGCCTCGTTCACGAGCGAGAGGAAATCACGCTTAGAAGTGGCGCGAGCCCCTGCTGTCCTTGCTCGTGACTCTTGCCCCATTGTGACAGTTTCTGCTGGCTCATGAAGCATGCGTGCTGGACCTGTCCCCACAACTACTTGATGTCCAAGGAAGGGGCCCTAAATACAGCTCTGACGAAAAGGTGTTCGGtggtggtggtttttctgttgtGGGGGtccttttcatcttttctttagGGTGGTTTCTTAGCAAAGTTGGTAGGATGCGTCACCCATGAGGACAATGGGCTTTGCCCCCGGTGCTGGCTGGGGCATGGCCCGTCTCTCTTCTGAGCCAGACCACGGGGGTTGGACAGCCCTTGGCAGAAGGGGTGGCCCTGCTTTTAGGTGGGCCTCTCTGCCAGGCTCCTGGATCGTGGGATGGAGATGCTCAGCTGCTGTTCAGGAGCGCCCTGGCACAACTTAGGGGCAGCCGTGGGGAGAGACCCTCGTGTGTCATGATATGGGACTAAAGTAAGGAGATGCCCCCGAGGTCAGGAGCGAGGCTGTTGTGTCACCTGAGCAGCAGCCCAGGCTCAGGGGACAGGGTTTCCATGAGCTTGCCTCAGTGCGCCCCAGCCCAGTCCTCGGCTGAGGACTTGGTGTGCACATGGTGATCCGAGTCTAAGAGGACGGCAGGAGGCAAGGCTCGTCTCGGGCCAGGATTTCCAGCCACCTCGGGCTTACACTGAGGTCTGTGTGGGACAGCAAGGTAGAAAGAACCACAGACTGAAAGGCTTCCCATTCGATTGTTTATTTGATCCCACAGGGGTTTGCTGTCATTTATGAAAGGCAAAAATAGATTCATGGCTACAGAATGGTggggtttttctttgcttttctttttaatgtaccACCAGTGGCCTCTGAGATTAGGGACCCGGCTTATCCTCGAACTGCTTACAGAATACACTTGTAATCCGAGGAGCTCTCTTCCTGCTCACGCCCTTCAGGGGGCCTCCTTTGGGGCCATGAACATAAGGGGGGCCAGCAGGATGGAATAACAGCTACTGCACAAGGCCATCACCCTTGCCTTAATCTGGGTCAGCTGGGGGGCTGCTGGGCGGCTCCCCTGCGCTGTTGCTTCCAGCAGTGGCCGGGGGCACACATCCCATTCCTGGACATGCTCTCCCAGCTTGGGCCCTGTGGCTCCCTAGGGGAGCAACTCTGCGTGGGACAGCGGGCTGCAGTGTGCATAGACCAGGCGCCAGGGAAGGTAGGAGAGGGGCTGGTGCTGGGCCCCTGAGCACTTGGGCCTTTGTGCTGGGCTTCTGCACAGGCTGCTCTGGCGGACTCCCTGCCGCAGACGCACAGACAGCTTCTTACAGTGGCTACCGGCTTTTCTGGAGCTGCGGCGCATCTCCCTGCCTGAGTGGCGCTCCTCAGGTAACCTCTTCTCTGGACCGTATTCTCCACCAGCAGAGGCTTCTCTCTCTGAAAGTTGGAGTTGCGATAGACCTGGAACAAAATCATTTCAGTCATTCCAGGAGAGAATGTtccttcttcccccaccccctccctccactccctccttccccacctgcccccagcctctgccctccctccctgcctccccccaccaccaccttcctcccatccttccccccacccccacaccaccaCCTCCCCCACACCACCACCTCCCCCACACCCCCGGTCCAAATGGTCTCATTTCACTCTGGAGAAGACATCTTTTTTAAACTGCTGGCAAGTTGGATTAGGCTTTACGGCCTAAGTACGCTAAAGATCAGCAATGCAGCAGTTAAGGTGTTACTGTCACTAGTTGGGGTTAACTGGCCTCAGCCTGTGGTCACACCTGCAGGTCATCTCTAAGGGGGCTGTAGTGTAACCTGAGGATCCATCCATACCGTCTCATCTCTCGGTAAGTAACGTCTCACGAGGAAAAAAAGTCACCCTCAGGAGCTAAACCCTCTGAGCGTGACGGTCCCCCGGGTCTACTCGGGAGGGGTGGGAGTGACACAACACGGGGAACGGAAGGACTTTCTACTTTACCATCATCCTCTTGTTCCCTGGAGAGCACGCACAAGGGTCGTCGGGGCGTATTTTGCTGAATCCATACAGGTTCTTTTGGCGGATGGAAGACGTCAGGCTGTCCATTTCAAAAATTCTGTCTGAGCCACTCCGGTGAGGGATCTCCCTCTGGAAGAGGTCTTGCTCGATGATCACAGCATCTCCATGGTCGTTCCAGTGCACAGACGTGAAGGCGTCATCCTGTACTATCAGCCACAGCTTTCTTGGCAAGGGCAGCCTGAGAATGTCCTTGCTGCCTCCCATGCTGGTGGTGCCTGGGTGTGGGCCTACGGCTTGGTCGCCGTGCTGCTCCACAGTGTCCCTGGAACCCAAACGTGGATCCGGGCATGAATCGGGGGACCCCTGTGTCCGGCTCTCCGTCACCTACCAGGGCCGGCTTGGCTTTGTGTACCTCGTCGGTACTCTGGCTAGCCATGGAAGTAATCTAGATCAGGAGCATTTTCTACCCGAGACCTAACCCCAGAACGCTCGAGTCAGAAATACCTTGGCTCAGAGCGGGGATGCCCAGTGAATACTGCCCACGACATTCTAGAGTCTTGGTAGGGGGGCAACCCGCTGCTTAGGTCATCGTCCTCTGGCTGCCACGTGATGTCACAAAGGTGGCTCCCGGCCGGCCTGTAGAGGAGCCCTGGCcctgagtgggggaggggaggggtgtggggcgcCCCACTTCAGTCTTTGGGAGAAGCCTGGCGCGGTGTGGTTGGCGTTCCCAGAGGGGGCTCCCATGTGCTGCCAGGCACCCAGTTTCATTCACAGGCCGGGACCCAGCTGGGCTGGGAATCCATGATCCCGTGCCCACTCCCACCCCTAGAGGTGGGGGAGTACTGTTGCTGCCTTCTCTGATTTGCTCAAGGGCCAGGCCCTGTTTAGTCCTAGCGTGGCTACCACCAAGACCGCCCACGGCGGTTGAGTCCTGGGGGTCCTGTGCCTCCCGGGGGTGGCGGTCCCAACGAGCAGGTCAGCCTACTCTCGCCCGTTCTCCCCGCGTTCCCCTCCCCCGCCAAGCAACCCCGCTTGGTCTCTTCCATCGGCTCATCTGCTCCTGCTGCTTGGTCGGTGCTGCTCACACCAGAGTTGGGCCCAAACAGAGAGTCCTGTAGTCTTTCCCCTGGCTGGGGTCACGTTGTCCGCAGAGTTGGGCTGTGCCGAGCAGGGCGGGAGAGCTCCTGCAGCTCCTCGACCTCGGTGCTAGCCACAGCCCCTCAGACCCATGGTGGCCCCCAGTGCCGACGTGTGCTCGGGTGGCCCCGTGCCTCTGCTGTGCTTAGCACGCTCCCCTTGAGCTCTGCTTGCCTCCAGATCTCGTCCCTCTGCAGATCACAACGTGCTTGTCTTTAGTTGCCATTTCCTCCCCATAGAACCTCTTCTCACTGCCCAAGACGTGCTGGCCTGGGGACCACCTGCGTTGGCCCTTTCCAATCAGCTGCCCCAGACACTCGGCTCCAGCCCCCCCCTTGGCGGCCTGCCTCCATCCCGGAGCCCAGTTTCCTCCCTGTGGCGGAGTAGTTTGGCTTCTGCTCCCTCGGGTTTCTGACCTCCCGCTCCTGATTCGGTCTGCTCTGGCACCTTCCCTTTTGATCACTGGATTCTGGGCTTCGGCATATATTGTTCTGCGGCATATATTGGCTGCTTCACTGCAGGCTGAGTCCTATTGTATCAGAGACCGTCGGCACCCACCTCACATTCTCCCACGTCTGAGTGTTCCAAACAGACTAGCAGATGTTTGGCCACCTAGAGCCTGCCTGCTCTGGGTACCCCAGCGAACGTCACCCCACGCCGGCCACAATGAGGTCAGGTGCAGCCTTGTGCTTCTGAGAGCACAAGCCGCTCCCCAAGCTTCTGGGCGACATCGCTTGGACATGGAGACCCTCTCCAAGTGTCCGCCTCCCGGCAGCGCCCTTGCCCCCCTCCCTTAGTCCCTCGGGCTGCTGTGACCAAATGGGGTGATCTAGGAAGTCACAGAGTGGCCGAGGGCAGGCCGCCCtgaaatgtgccactttggcatgcaGATTATTTAGGAGCTGAAAACAGGAAGGCCCAGAATATTCAGAAAGAACCTTTGACCTTCCCCGAGTGCCTGAAAAGAGTTTAGCTAGAGGACCTGCCCCTGCAAGAGAGCTGTTGCTCTAGAAGACTCCATTACAAGAAGCACtggggtggtagacagggaggagtCCAGCAAAGTCTGCTGAAATTCCTCTTGTATACAGGTCCCGTTGTTGCCGTGTGGCCCCGCGAGCACCTGCTCATCACACCtttactctttctctttctcatcttcCGGTGAATTGCCCTCCTTCCCTGTGAAGGGCCAGGCCCCACCACCTGCTCCTTAGCCCGGGGTGGCAGCCAGGCCTCCTTGTGCCCCACTGTCTGTGGACTCCCCCTTCTACGTAATTCAGTTTGACCTTCTCTGGTTCATCTGTCTCACGTCGATTTAATTTTTAGGCCCACTTAGTAGAACCTTGATGggtagaggaaaatatttcccccCCAACCAGACCCAGCTGAGATCCTGCTCCTCCAGCCTTTCCTACTCACCTGTTCCCCTGTATTTAATTCGTTTTTGCTTGAATTGACTAGAATGAGTTCCAGTTATCTACAGCTAATCCCTAACTAACACAGTGAGGAACAGAGATATGTGCTTAAAGCAATAGCTGttgaaaacatttatttacctatttgctcattcattcgtTCAACAAATGCTTAACATGGATCTCTGTAATATAGTTATATCTGTGTTGTGTTCAAATTTAGGGCTTTTTCTATTGCTAGCATTGAATCTGGGCTATGTGATCAAATGGTACACGTTGCGTTATCCTTCATTGTGAGACAGGATGGACAACTGTATTAGTCAGGAGGCATTTTGCTACTAGAAACAGAAACGCTAATGCAAAGCAGTTAAAACTATCAGGCAAGTAATTATCTTGCATAATCGGAAGTTCAAATATGGGTCAAGTTTGTGGTTGGCTCAGTAATGTCATTGGGGAACCCAGGTTTTTCCTGTGCCCCTCTTCTGCCATCCCCTGTATTGACTTCATCGTTATACTGGTAGCGAAAAGCCTGCAGCTCATCCAGAAGCATCAGTGATCTGAGGAAAAGAAGACAATATTTCTCTCTTCAGAGTAAGGGGACTGCTGCAGCTTTCTAGCTCACTCACAAGTGATGAACAGGATAGGAGGCAAGGGAAGTCTTCTTAGTGGGCAGAACTTTGAGCAGCAGAACTGATTGTCCCCTTGGCCTGAAAGTCGTTCCATTTGCCCAGAAATAAAGGGAGGCTGTGGCAAGGCTCTATGCTGATACCTGGCAGAGGCTGCTGTTGAGCTGGATGGTCAGGGTCTTGGAAGGAGCAGGTTTGCAGGATTGACAACAAGGAAATTTGGGAAAGAAGTAGGTGAATTGACATAAAATAGCTTTTGATAACATCTGTCTTGCATGTGAATATTCACTGAAAGTTTCTCTTTTTCATAGAAGAGGTGCTAAATAATTAGGTCCGTAAGACTTTCCCCATCATCCTGTGCTTGATTGCTGGGCCCACGTGTCCTGGCCACGGGGGCAGTGATGAAAGCCATGTAGGGCTCCATAATACGGGCTACTGATGATCACTGCTGCGTGAGTACCCAATTTGCCAGCAACAGCCTCCAGCCCTTGGTCCCTGAAATGGTATCATGACCTACAGGTAGCATCCAGACGCCATGAGACAGGCGGATCATATTGGATCCCTTCTATTGTGTAATGGgcagtgattttatttctttactggAATAGATTCTCCCTCTGGATTGGATTTGCTTTCCTGCCCCCCACACCTCTGCTAGCCTAACTATCCATAGGTTTGTTGAATACCTTATGTGCCACCACTGTATGTCACATAACATGGCCTCCATGAAGGGGACTCACATTACTCCAGTAGAAGTAAAACAGGGGACTGAGGCCAGCTGGTTTCACTGGTTTTACCATGTGCCACAGCACCCAGAAAAAGTTGGCCTAAACAGAGCtacatatgatccaacaattccaacTCTGGGTACATATCCAAAGGAAGTGAAGATACTTGCGCCcccgtgttcattgcagcattatacaTAAGAGCCAAGCCATGGCAACAGCCGAAGTATCCGTGAAGGAATGAGTGGGTAAAAGGATGTGTATATATgctacagtgaaatattattcagccattagaaagaaggacatcctgctattggcagcaacatggatggaccttgaaagcattatgctgagtgaaattagccagaccaagaaagacaaatacacttatatgtggaacctaaaaaaaaaaaactaagtcaaactcatagaaatagaagcagaatagaaaagtggttgccagagTTTGGGATGGGAGACAcagggagaggttggtaaaaggaTATAAACTTTCAGCTATGGGATGAATAAAGTGtgaggatctaatgtaaaacATAGTGACTCTAGctgataacactgtattgtataatgGTTACTTGTTAGCGGAGtagaatttaaatgttttcataaaaaaGATAGATGAATATATTTATCTATTAATTAAGGAGGATGTCTTAACTAATGAGGTGGGGGGAATCTTTTCACcatgtatacacatatcaaatcactacatatacacattaaatatcttaccattttatttgtcaattacacctcaaaaCTCAAAGGAGGTTGACTTAATAGAATGATGAAACCCTCTGTCGATAACCTAGTTATGAGACCACGAAGGAGAAAACGCCCTATGAGTTTGGGGTACTGTCCCA
This DNA window, taken from Manis pentadactyla isolate mManPen7 chromosome X, mManPen7.hap1, whole genome shotgun sequence, encodes the following:
- the LOC118925682 gene encoding uncharacterized protein LOC118925682 isoform X1 encodes the protein MRPRGGGGLSCYVAAFWSGERALDSLLGTRSARPKEVGTRQAHASSSALRAQGYLWAGVSRALCLGAPAEWRRPSFSAPAPTPPPSRTHHPSTGVEQRRSSVPRNASVQDHAHRCAALPVLSASRMALGEEAKTSGKARHPKSTEQAVEGPRSSGKMTFGCLSFRQPYAGFVLNGVKTVETRWHPLLSGYRSCTIAIHIAVRDWEDATWRKLLVDRLGVTPAQLEALLREGEKYGRGVVAGLVDVGDTVRCPEHLPPDEAAHLESQAVLADLKHKYLTTLANPRWLLEPIRRRGGKDVFQVDILEHLIPSGGRPDEHGRLRGRLPREQADHDPSASPAPRTLESAASWIGSAMDSTAQSVLLP
- the LOC118925682 gene encoding protein EOLA1-like isoform X3, which encodes MTFGCLSFRQPYAGFVLNGVKTVETRWHPLLSGYRSCTIAIHIAVRDWEDATWRKLLVDRLGVTPAQLEALLREGEKYGRGVVAGLVDVGDTVRCPEHLPPDEAAHLESQAVLADLKHKYLTTLANPRWLLEPIRRRGGKDVFQVDILEHLIPSGGRPDEHGRLRGRLPREQADHDPSASPAPRTLESAASWIGSAMDSTAQSVLLP
- the LOC118925682 gene encoding uncharacterized protein LOC118925682 isoform X2 produces the protein MWPPSGQASGPSTRSSGPAPPVRRKSEPVRRMPAALPSARKVTSGLGFPGPCAWEHQQSGGGHPSRPRPRLHHRHAPTILPRAWSSDVRLCLETPVCRTTRTGEEAKTSGKARHPKSTEQAVEGPRSSGKMTFGCLSFRQPYAGFVLNGVKTVETRWHPLLSGYRSCTIAIHIAVRDWEDATWRKLLVDRLGVTPAQLEALLREGEKYGRGVVAGLVDVGDTVRCPEHLPPDEAAHLESQAVLADLKHKYLTTLANPRWLLEPIRRRGGKDVFQVDILEHLIPSGGRPDEHGRLRGRLPREQADHDPSASPAPRTLESAASWIGSAMDSTAQSVLLP